In Quercus robur chromosome 10, dhQueRobu3.1, whole genome shotgun sequence, a genomic segment contains:
- the LOC126701896 gene encoding uncharacterized protein LOC126701896 isoform X3, with protein sequence MNPTAVVSSRSYTYTYNPSLSFHTSPPHSPLSAFTFRLPFQPSLNTPLINPIHKSLTRFSKVCAAERYYGLSESPAKALRRVLELPGLHQGPACFDALSAKLVERAGFQYCFTSACGHTQGRKVVSREEAVMRIKAAIDARKESGSDIVIVGRTDSRQAVSLDESLWRSRAFADVGADVLFIDALASKEEMKAFCEISPLVPKMANMLEGGGKTPILNPLELEDLGYKLVAYPLSLIGVSIRAMQDSLTAIKGGRIPPPGSMPSFEEIKEILGFNTYYEEEKRYATSTNQPSSQRVSSSRYAIQQRVQDYTEQRGRSPQDPIVEVITPDVYDNYGADGSRDPFSQIWSRTLRIKITGRDGFEKLDVRIPAGFLEGITNIVPALGGVNIKELLDDAADEVGGKLLLDFSDTMGDRIQVFLE encoded by the exons atgAATCCTACAGCAGTAGTTAGCAGCAGAAGCTACACCTACACGTACAACCCATCTCTCAGTTTCCACACATCACCTCCACACTCTCCTCTTTCAGCTTTCACTTTTCGCTTACCCTTCCAACCTTCACTGAACACACCTCTCATCAATCCCATACACAAATCCCTTACACGTTTTTCCAAAGTTTGCGCAGCAGAGAGATACTATGGCTTGTCTGAGTCTCCAGCAAAGGCACTCCGGCGTGTTCTTGAGTTGCCTGGGCTTCACCAAGGCCCTGCATGTTTCGATGCTCTCAGTGCCAAGCTTGTTGAGAGAGCTGGGTTTCAGTACTGCTTCACCAGTG CTTGCGGCCATACACAAGGCAGGAAAGTGGTTTCCAGAGAGGAGGCAGTGATGCGAATAAAGGCAGCTATTGATGCGCGGAAGGAGAGTGGTTCTGACATTGTTATTGTGGGCCGAACTGATTCTCGTCAGGCAGTATCCTTGGATGAATCACTCTGGAGGTCTAGGGCTTTTGCTGATGTTGGAGCAGATGTTCTTTTTATTGATGCACTAGCTTCAAAAGAAGAGATGAAGGCTTTCTGTGAAATTTCTCCCCTAGTTCCTAAAATG GCCAATATGCTTGAAGGAGGGGGCAAAACACCGATACTTAATCCTCTTGAACTTGAGGATCTCGGATATAAACTTGTGGCCTATCCACTGTCCTTGATTGGGGTATCCATTCGAGCAATGCAG GATTCACTGACTGCCATCAAAGGAGGTCGTATCCCTCCTCCTGGAAGCATGCCATCTTttgaagaaataaaggaaatctTAGGTTTCAACACATATTATGAAGAAGAGAAGCGCTATGCTACCAGCACCAATCAGCCATCTTCACAAAGAG TGAGCAGTAGCAGATACGCTATACAACAGAGGGTTCAAGATTATACAGAGCAGAGAGGTCGAAGTCCTCAAGATCCCATTGTTGAGGTGATAACTCCTGACGTATACGATAACTATGGTGCAGATGGTTCCAGGGATCCTTTTTCTCAGATTTGGTCTCGGACATTGAGAATCAAAATAACTGGAAGAGATGGATTTGAGAAACTTGATGTTAGGATCCCT GCTGGATTCTTGGAAGGAATCACAAATATAGTACCAG CTTTGGGGGGCGTAAATATCAAAGAATTGTTGGATGATGCAGCAGATGAAGTAGGAGGGAAGCTGTTATTAGATTTTAGTGACACAATGGGTGACAGGATTCAAGTCTTTCTTGAGTAG
- the LOC126701896 gene encoding uncharacterized protein LOC126701896 isoform X1 encodes MNPTAVVSSRSYTYTYNPSLSFHTSPPHSPLSAFTFRLPFQPSLNTPLINPIHKSLTRFSKVCAAERYYGLSESPAKALRRVLELPGLHQGPACFDALSAKLVERAGFQYCFTSGFSISAARLGLPDTGFISYGEMVDQGQQITQAISIPVIGDGDTGYGNAMNVKRTVKGYIRAGFAGIILEDQVSPKACGHTQGRKVVSREEAVMRIKAAIDARKESGSDIVIVGRTDSRQAVSLDESLWRSRAFADVGADVLFIDALASKEEMKAFCEISPLVPKMANMLEGGGKTPILNPLELEDLGYKLVAYPLSLIGVSIRAMQDSLTAIKGGRIPPPGSMPSFEEIKEILGFNTYYEEEKRYATSTNQPSSQRVSSSRYAIQQRVQDYTEQRGRSPQDPIVEVITPDVYDNYGADGSRDPFSQIWSRTLRIKITGRDGFEKLDVRIPAGFLEGITNIVPALGGVNIKELLDDAADEVGGKLLLDFSDTMGDRIQVFLE; translated from the exons atgAATCCTACAGCAGTAGTTAGCAGCAGAAGCTACACCTACACGTACAACCCATCTCTCAGTTTCCACACATCACCTCCACACTCTCCTCTTTCAGCTTTCACTTTTCGCTTACCCTTCCAACCTTCACTGAACACACCTCTCATCAATCCCATACACAAATCCCTTACACGTTTTTCCAAAGTTTGCGCAGCAGAGAGATACTATGGCTTGTCTGAGTCTCCAGCAAAGGCACTCCGGCGTGTTCTTGAGTTGCCTGGGCTTCACCAAGGCCCTGCATGTTTCGATGCTCTCAGTGCCAAGCTTGTTGAGAGAGCTGGGTTTCAGTACTGCTTCACCAGTG GATTTTCAATATCGGCTGCTAGATTGGGGTTGCCAGATACAGGGTTTATATCCTATGGAGAAATGGTGGATCAGGGGCAACAAATTACCCAAGCTATCTCTATTCCTGTGATTGGGGATGGTGATACTGGATACGGGAATGCAATGAATGTCAAGAGAACTGTTAAGGGATATATTAGAGCAGGTTTTGCAGGGATCATTCTCGAAGATCAG GTGTCTCCAAAAGCTTGCGGCCATACACAAGGCAGGAAAGTGGTTTCCAGAGAGGAGGCAGTGATGCGAATAAAGGCAGCTATTGATGCGCGGAAGGAGAGTGGTTCTGACATTGTTATTGTGGGCCGAACTGATTCTCGTCAGGCAGTATCCTTGGATGAATCACTCTGGAGGTCTAGGGCTTTTGCTGATGTTGGAGCAGATGTTCTTTTTATTGATGCACTAGCTTCAAAAGAAGAGATGAAGGCTTTCTGTGAAATTTCTCCCCTAGTTCCTAAAATG GCCAATATGCTTGAAGGAGGGGGCAAAACACCGATACTTAATCCTCTTGAACTTGAGGATCTCGGATATAAACTTGTGGCCTATCCACTGTCCTTGATTGGGGTATCCATTCGAGCAATGCAG GATTCACTGACTGCCATCAAAGGAGGTCGTATCCCTCCTCCTGGAAGCATGCCATCTTttgaagaaataaaggaaatctTAGGTTTCAACACATATTATGAAGAAGAGAAGCGCTATGCTACCAGCACCAATCAGCCATCTTCACAAAGAG TGAGCAGTAGCAGATACGCTATACAACAGAGGGTTCAAGATTATACAGAGCAGAGAGGTCGAAGTCCTCAAGATCCCATTGTTGAGGTGATAACTCCTGACGTATACGATAACTATGGTGCAGATGGTTCCAGGGATCCTTTTTCTCAGATTTGGTCTCGGACATTGAGAATCAAAATAACTGGAAGAGATGGATTTGAGAAACTTGATGTTAGGATCCCT GCTGGATTCTTGGAAGGAATCACAAATATAGTACCAG CTTTGGGGGGCGTAAATATCAAAGAATTGTTGGATGATGCAGCAGATGAAGTAGGAGGGAAGCTGTTATTAGATTTTAGTGACACAATGGGTGACAGGATTCAAGTCTTTCTTGAGTAG
- the LOC126701896 gene encoding uncharacterized protein LOC126701896 isoform X2, producing the protein MNPTAVVSSRSYTYTYNPSLSFHTSPPHSPLSAFTFRLPFQPSLNTPLINPIHKSLTRFSKVCAAERYYGLSESPAKALRRVLELPGLHQGPACFDALSAKLVERAGFQYCFTSGFSISAARLGLPDTGFISYGEMVDQGQQITQAISIPVIGDGDTGYGNAMNVKRTVKGYIRAGFAGIILEDQVSPKACGHTQGRKVVSREEAVMRIKAAIDARKESGSDIVIVGRTDSRQAVSLDESLWRSRAFADVGADVLFIDALASKEEMKAFCEISPLVPKMANMLEGGGKTPILNPLELEDLGYKLVAYPLSLIGVSIRAMQDSLTAIKGGRIPPPGSMPSFEEIKEILGFNTYYEEEKRYATSTNQPSSQRDGSRDPFSQIWSRTLRIKITGRDGFEKLDVRIPAGFLEGITNIVPALGGVNIKELLDDAADEVGGKLLLDFSDTMGDRIQVFLE; encoded by the exons atgAATCCTACAGCAGTAGTTAGCAGCAGAAGCTACACCTACACGTACAACCCATCTCTCAGTTTCCACACATCACCTCCACACTCTCCTCTTTCAGCTTTCACTTTTCGCTTACCCTTCCAACCTTCACTGAACACACCTCTCATCAATCCCATACACAAATCCCTTACACGTTTTTCCAAAGTTTGCGCAGCAGAGAGATACTATGGCTTGTCTGAGTCTCCAGCAAAGGCACTCCGGCGTGTTCTTGAGTTGCCTGGGCTTCACCAAGGCCCTGCATGTTTCGATGCTCTCAGTGCCAAGCTTGTTGAGAGAGCTGGGTTTCAGTACTGCTTCACCAGTG GATTTTCAATATCGGCTGCTAGATTGGGGTTGCCAGATACAGGGTTTATATCCTATGGAGAAATGGTGGATCAGGGGCAACAAATTACCCAAGCTATCTCTATTCCTGTGATTGGGGATGGTGATACTGGATACGGGAATGCAATGAATGTCAAGAGAACTGTTAAGGGATATATTAGAGCAGGTTTTGCAGGGATCATTCTCGAAGATCAG GTGTCTCCAAAAGCTTGCGGCCATACACAAGGCAGGAAAGTGGTTTCCAGAGAGGAGGCAGTGATGCGAATAAAGGCAGCTATTGATGCGCGGAAGGAGAGTGGTTCTGACATTGTTATTGTGGGCCGAACTGATTCTCGTCAGGCAGTATCCTTGGATGAATCACTCTGGAGGTCTAGGGCTTTTGCTGATGTTGGAGCAGATGTTCTTTTTATTGATGCACTAGCTTCAAAAGAAGAGATGAAGGCTTTCTGTGAAATTTCTCCCCTAGTTCCTAAAATG GCCAATATGCTTGAAGGAGGGGGCAAAACACCGATACTTAATCCTCTTGAACTTGAGGATCTCGGATATAAACTTGTGGCCTATCCACTGTCCTTGATTGGGGTATCCATTCGAGCAATGCAG GATTCACTGACTGCCATCAAAGGAGGTCGTATCCCTCCTCCTGGAAGCATGCCATCTTttgaagaaataaaggaaatctTAGGTTTCAACACATATTATGAAGAAGAGAAGCGCTATGCTACCAGCACCAATCAGCCATCTTCACAAAGAG ATGGTTCCAGGGATCCTTTTTCTCAGATTTGGTCTCGGACATTGAGAATCAAAATAACTGGAAGAGATGGATTTGAGAAACTTGATGTTAGGATCCCT GCTGGATTCTTGGAAGGAATCACAAATATAGTACCAG CTTTGGGGGGCGTAAATATCAAAGAATTGTTGGATGATGCAGCAGATGAAGTAGGAGGGAAGCTGTTATTAGATTTTAGTGACACAATGGGTGACAGGATTCAAGTCTTTCTTGAGTAG
- the LOC126701896 gene encoding uncharacterized protein LOC126701896 isoform X4 → MNPTAVVSSRSYTYTYNPSLSFHTSPPHSPLSAFTFRLPFQPSLNTPLINPIHKSLTRFSKVCAAERYYGLSESPAKALRRVLELPGLHQGPACFDALSAKLVERAGFQYCFTSGFSISAARLGLPDTGFISYGEMVDQGQQITQAISIPVIGDGDTGYGNAMNVKRTVKGYIRAGFAGIILEDQVSPKACGHTQGRKVVSREEAVMRIKAAIDARKESGSDIVIVGRTDSRQAVSLDESLWRSRAFADVGADVLFIDALASKEEMKAFCEISPLVPKMANMLEGGGKTPILNPLELEDLGYKLVAYPLSLIGVSIRAMQDSLTAIKGGRIPPPGSMPSFEEIKEILGFNTYYEEEKRYATSTNQPSSQRDIWQ, encoded by the exons atgAATCCTACAGCAGTAGTTAGCAGCAGAAGCTACACCTACACGTACAACCCATCTCTCAGTTTCCACACATCACCTCCACACTCTCCTCTTTCAGCTTTCACTTTTCGCTTACCCTTCCAACCTTCACTGAACACACCTCTCATCAATCCCATACACAAATCCCTTACACGTTTTTCCAAAGTTTGCGCAGCAGAGAGATACTATGGCTTGTCTGAGTCTCCAGCAAAGGCACTCCGGCGTGTTCTTGAGTTGCCTGGGCTTCACCAAGGCCCTGCATGTTTCGATGCTCTCAGTGCCAAGCTTGTTGAGAGAGCTGGGTTTCAGTACTGCTTCACCAGTG GATTTTCAATATCGGCTGCTAGATTGGGGTTGCCAGATACAGGGTTTATATCCTATGGAGAAATGGTGGATCAGGGGCAACAAATTACCCAAGCTATCTCTATTCCTGTGATTGGGGATGGTGATACTGGATACGGGAATGCAATGAATGTCAAGAGAACTGTTAAGGGATATATTAGAGCAGGTTTTGCAGGGATCATTCTCGAAGATCAG GTGTCTCCAAAAGCTTGCGGCCATACACAAGGCAGGAAAGTGGTTTCCAGAGAGGAGGCAGTGATGCGAATAAAGGCAGCTATTGATGCGCGGAAGGAGAGTGGTTCTGACATTGTTATTGTGGGCCGAACTGATTCTCGTCAGGCAGTATCCTTGGATGAATCACTCTGGAGGTCTAGGGCTTTTGCTGATGTTGGAGCAGATGTTCTTTTTATTGATGCACTAGCTTCAAAAGAAGAGATGAAGGCTTTCTGTGAAATTTCTCCCCTAGTTCCTAAAATG GCCAATATGCTTGAAGGAGGGGGCAAAACACCGATACTTAATCCTCTTGAACTTGAGGATCTCGGATATAAACTTGTGGCCTATCCACTGTCCTTGATTGGGGTATCCATTCGAGCAATGCAG GATTCACTGACTGCCATCAAAGGAGGTCGTATCCCTCCTCCTGGAAGCATGCCATCTTttgaagaaataaaggaaatctTAGGTTTCAACACATATTATGAAGAAGAGAAGCGCTATGCTACCAGCACCAATCAGCCATCTTCACAAAGAG ATATTTGGCAGTGA